A segment of the Aptenodytes patagonicus chromosome 3, bAptPat1.pri.cur, whole genome shotgun sequence genome:
TGATTAAGAAGCCACCCTCTATGGACCTGGCAAGCAAGAAGTGCCAGCAGGTGCTGATGGAGCTGGAGGGAGTGTTCCAGCACTTGGAAGTAATGTTTAGATTGACACTGGTTCCTCGGGTTCTTATTCTACTTGGAGGCAATGTCATGAGCCCCAAGGAGCTCTATGAGCTCAACTTGGAGGGTATCTGTGAGGGCAGTGCTGAGGAGAGCCTGAAAACTGCATCCTGTGTTCGCAAGCTCTTTCACTCACTCTTTGTTGCGGATGTCTTCAGTGAACTTAAGGCTCTCCCTGTCATGGGCACTGTTGTTATGCTCCAAGGACACCGCAATTGTGGTGTTGATTGGTTCCGGCCCAAGCTCAACTATAAAGTGCCGACTCGAGGGAGGAAACTAACTGTTAACTTGTCCTGTGATGGAGACATCAACATAAGTGCCTTGCCTCCTCAGCATATGACTTCTACTTGGGAGGACTATGTCTGGTTTCAAGCACCAGTGACGCTCAAAGGCTTTCATGAATGACCTGTGCTCTGTAGAACTTTAATGGAGTATTGAATAACCTTTGGTGCTGCTTTAAGTGTTAATAACTTTATCAAATGTAACCGCATATTCTTGTCTGTCCGGATCTTTTCTCCAGGGCATCTCCTGCCTTCCTGTAGCTTGACTGTATTCATCTGTCTTCACCTCCTGAATTGTTGTTGAAAGCAAATACCCTTTAAGGCACAGTTGCACACAGATACAGTGATTCTTTAGGGACCTGAGTTGTGGCACAGGAGATGAGTTAGTGTGTTGGGAGTAAAACTTTCCTGTCACATACTTACTGAACTGGTAAATAGTGGGTACAGTCTTCTCTCTCCTGAGTTTTAATGTGGCCATTTCTCTGGTAATAATTACTACATTAGCTGATTGGGCCTCTAGATAATGTATGTGATTATTAATACTCTTGGCCTTTACTATAAAGGCCATAACCATTCTTACCTACCCTATTCCTGTAAAAGGAGACCTTTCCCTGCAGTCTGATCAGGCTTGAGTACTCAAGTATTTGCCCATCTATTTGATAAAATCAGACTTCCCCATAACTCAGTTTCAGTTACTTAATAATCCAAAGAGTGGGCCTTCTCAGCAATTGGGAGGTCTTGTACCTAGCACTGTCTTGTACTGGTGATGAAAAGAGGTTAAGCAGTCCTGTGTAGGCAGGGAAGCACATCTTCCTACTTTTTTTACTAACCTTTAGTCCAACAGCCCTGACAATCGGATATACAGTTAAAAGCAGTTTCTGCTCTAACCCTCTTCAGAGGAAGTTAGGACTCCTGCCCCAATATGCTAGCTTATTCTcacttaaaacaacaacaaaaacgtAAGGTTTTTTGCTTACTTTTACCTCTTAGAAGTCTTAGACtctaaatgtttctgaaatgtgaaGAAGAGGCGAGGGGAGTGTGATCAAGTTCAGCACTACCTTTACCTGTCAAATTCCTGTTCTAAGTCAGAATGTATTACTTGGAAGCTGAACTTGAGCCCTTCTGGCCTGGTGTCTAGTGCAGAatgggacagggagggagggagggagacaaaCCCTTAGAGCACAGTGTGTCAGAACTAGCTATCTGCTGGAGTTATCTTCAGTCAGCTGGGTATGTGTCTGTAATGTAATGAGCTTAATAGCTCTATCCCATTTGAAGAGAAGCTTGAGCCTACTGGTAGCGAGGTTGCTTGCAGTTTCTTGCTAGCAAAGATTGCACGATGGGGTGGTAAAAATCCTTTGAAAGGAGGGTAAAGGTTGAACTAACTCTACACTTGGTGCATATTTTAATGTTAACCTTTTGGAATGGAATGAGATTATAGAACTAGGAGGAAATTAAGTTGGTATTTTTGAGCTTGGAGAACGCTAGGAGtgctgtctctctctgccttcttATCCATTAACAACTGTTTACAATGTGTAGTAACTGCTAAAGCTAGCTCTAGGGGAAAAAACTGCTAGAATGAAGAAAGCTGCCTTATGTGCAGCTGCCCACTTGAGTATGTAATCGCAGGTCTCTTGAATTAAATACAACTTGAACATAGGAGTGTTTGTGCTCAGGAGATCAAAACCCTTTACATTTCCACCAAAGCTGCTTGTAACGCATATTTAAGAATGCTAGCACTCAAGTATTTAAAGAAGCTTTTGAACAGAAGCCTTAGTTCTGAGGAACAAGAGGCCAGTTCCTTTCTACTCTCTTCCCCAAATGAGTGCAATGTTACTGCAGTAAACTGTTTACATATTCTGTTATACTTGAACTATGAATGCAGCAATGATACGGTGCTGGGAATGAAAGAAgacaagatgctttttttttcttatgaagagCTTTATAGCTTGATTAACAAGTTTAGTACTATaataattatcaaaataaaatgctGGCTTCTGTATGTGATTACATTGGATTTATTTAATCCCTCAAAGTAAAGGTTCTGCTGGTGGCAGAACAACTTCATTCTATATATGTATCTAAGCTGCAGGTTCACAGCTGTTCCACCTTTCTGACAAAGCGCATGATGTCTTGCGCCAGAAGCTTTGGTTCCTCAAAGGCAGCAAAATGTCCTCCATGTGGCATGTAAGAGTAAGTGATGATGTTCTTGAAGATCTCCTTTGCCCAGGCACGTGGTGTATGTACTAGCTCCTGAGGAAAAGCTGCAATCCCTGTGGGAACGTCCACTCCAACCCTAGAAGACATTAGTTAACTGCATTTTTGAAAAGTCCTGGGGAAAGTctataaaaaaaaacctgagTCTGGTAACTGTGCAGTCAGCTGGAGAAGTTTCACCACAGCAACCCACTTTGTGGTCTGTACTCTGCTGAAGAGCTTCCCTTGTATTTGGAACTCCTTGAGTTTAAGAATGTTATACCCAAAAGATGTATAAAGTAGAGCCACCTTTGTGCACAGTTCAATCTTGaaatgtttcagatttttaaGCTTACCTTGTTTTGTACTTTTGTGATATGTGGCAAGATGCCACATCTTTGTGAAAGTCAGAAATGAGCTAGCTCATGTTTACTTTAGAATATATGGTACCAGTGTAACAAATGACACTCGAGAGGAAAGGTAAACTGGTTCAGTCTACAAAGAAAAAGGTTCTCCTATTTGTATGATCAATCACTTGGAGAATTCTGC
Coding sequences within it:
- the MAD2L1BP gene encoding MAD2L1-binding protein, which gives rise to MMLCGGGHSNPSRPPSADQKMAASGVAVAPAPARATSPTSPLLIAEAPPALDRGGGMRPRRSGPVVACPSVSVVFPGAVSRESCCRFACEFLKHVLHQRHQLPLPYEQLAYFCRRAAQDGDVIKKPPSMDLASKKCQQVLMELEGVFQHLEVMFRLTLVPRVLILLGGNVMSPKELYELNLEGICEGSAEESLKTASCVRKLFHSLFVADVFSELKALPVMGTVVMLQGHRNCGVDWFRPKLNYKVPTRGRKLTVNLSCDGDINISALPPQHMTSTWEDYVWFQAPVTLKGFHE